Within the Chiloscyllium punctatum isolate Juve2018m chromosome 9, sChiPun1.3, whole genome shotgun sequence genome, the region AGGGGTATAGCCCCAAGAACGGGAGAAAGAGCACACCTGTCCCAAATCAGAATATGGGTCACCACCTCCAACTACACTTCAGACCTGCTCCAGATCAATGTGGTAATCTTGGGAAAGATTCAAGTTCACCTTATTTACCATGAGTTTGGGGTAAGATAATGTCACTGTCCATTCATACCGGGGTCAGACACAGGTCAAGGGGCACCTACAAACTAATGGCCTGCCCATCTCCATGGGAACATAATCATGGTCAAAGGGGCGATCGCTGTAATCCACCGTCTGTGGCTTGTTAAGCTCTGCAAATATTGACAGTTCTCCATGTGCCTGTGTTGCCACACATTTAAGAATAAATGTTTGAGATTAAAGATTGTTCTGGTTGATATTCATTAGCAGCACTCACTGTTTGTACAGTGGAACCGTGGGGTGTGAAATCCTTCGACACACTCAGACTGTGAGCACGATCAGTTCAGTCACGGTGTCGTCATGTCCCATGTCCCACATCAACAGcttcccagcactgacccctcaaACTCTGCAGAACCCACAACTCTCCTAaccttcagattagattacttacagtgtggaaacaggcccttcgggccaacaagtccacaccgacccgccgaagcatataCCACCAAGACCCATACTCCtgcgtttaccccttcacctaacactacgggcaatttcccatggccaattcacctgacctgcacatttttggattgtgggaggaaaccggagcacccggaggaaacccacgcagacacagggagaacgtacaaactccacacagagagtcgcctgaggcgggaattgaacccgggtctctggcgctgtgaggcagcagtgctaaccactgtgccaccgtgccgccctccagtactgaccctccacagtgtggcactccctcaacactgaccctctgacagtgtggcactccctcagcactgaccgtccaacagtgtggcactccctcagcactgaccgtccaacagtgtggtactccctcagcactgaccctccgacagtgcccactccctcagcactgaccctccgacagtgcccgctccctcagcactgaccctccgacagtgcccactccctcagcactgaccctccgacagtgcccactccctcagcactgaccctctgacagtgtggcactccctcagcactgaccctccaacagtgcggcactccctcagcactgaccctccgacagtgtggtactccctcagcactgaccctccaacagtgtggcactccctcagcactgaccctctgacagtgcccactccctcagcactgaccctctgacagtacagtttGGTGGCGCTACAAAGACCATTAGGATCATGCTTGGGAGTGGGATTGGATTTCCGGCTCTTTAGACCTGGCGGTTTACCAGAACCTGTTCCAACTGGAATTACAGCTGCTGTGTAAAATATAATTGGATTGTAAATGATTAACAGGGACATTTGCTCCCTGTACTGTCCCCAGATCTGTGGAAAATCTTAATTCCGGTGTAACTCAGGCTGGTCACTTCAAGTAAGATTCTTCAGTCTAAGAGTTTAGTGGAAATATATCCACCCACAGCAGACATCAATGTATCAAGTTTTCCTTCATTCAccaacactgaccttctgaagtgCACCCCCAGCTCCACCTTAATCCTGAATTTCCCAGGTTGAacctacatccctgaacactaccagcaatttcccatggccaatccacctaaactgcacatctttgaactgtgggaggaaacccacgcagacacagggaaaacatgcaatcctctgagactggaattgaacccaggtccctggtgctacaaggcaacagtgctaaccactgagccacatttgCTCCTGACTAgttcacctaacattatgggcaacttagcacagccaattcacccgaGCCACCTTCACATTTCCTCCTCCATATTGTGATGACCAGTTTGCTCACCTCCATCACAGTCTCGTTCTCACTCACCCAGGCATCAGGAAGCATGGCCCGGACCTGCTCATGAACCTCATGGTATGTGGTCACACCCCATAACCCATTCCCGACTCCAGCTACTCACTGAGGATTCTCCCTGAGCATCctggtcactccctccctccaaacCGGCCAGCTctgagctgaggtgactgaccgtGCAGCTGGTTTCTGTAGTTAGAATGACCTgtaacacacaccccacccccaccctcacagtcTGACCTTCCCTTTTCCCAAGTGTCTCTTGTGACAGATTTAACTGAGTTTCCATCCATTGTGATACTTGCCTTTTTCTCAAACTAAACCACATTGGCAAAAAAAACATGAATGGACACATCAGTGCAGATATAAATCATGTTTAATAAAGTCATTCAGCCAAAGCCTATCGAATTCCCTTGATGATTTTCCTCAAGATATTCTATTTGGATACAGTAACATGATTTGATAAGTTGTTgttgtcacagtgaggggtgaatTCCCTCTCCGGGCTCCGCACAGCATCGGAAAATATTACTCCTGAGTCCGATTGTCGaatcaaacacagaaattgctggggaaactcagctgTTCTGGCAgtggagagaaacacagttaacgtttcaaatcTGATATggttcttcttcagaacagttcggGCCTTCAAGCCTCTTTGCTAGATTCAAACATtaccactgtttctctctccacagagattgccaggcctgctgagtttctccagctatttctgttctGTTTTATTGATTCGCAGGATGTGGCTGTCTCTGGTTGGGCAGCATTTatgacccatccctaattgttaaCAATcatccatattgctgtgggtttggagtcagacTGGCTAAGAATGGCTGATTTcccttcctaaaggacattatttgtttcagatctccaacattggCAGTTCTTCAATTTATTTCAGATTCGAAAATGTTCTCCAATGAggcccagccaatttccctcctaAGCCCATGAATCAAATCATCCAATCATAACATAGTGCTTCAGGATAGCAACCAATTACAACACCCCATTTGAATGATAGCTGTTCACCAATTCATCCAATCACAGCGCACACTTTGAGCTCCCCAGCCAGTCAGAGTGCACACCTCTGAGCTCTCCAGCCAATCACAGATCACCATTGGCTGGTCTTGGCAAGTTTTGAGaacatttgtagctcaggttgaggttttggatatgGGTTTGCGCTGAGCTTGAAGGTgtatttccagacgtttcgtcacccccAAGTGGTAATGTTACCTCGTAGGGTGACGAatcgtctggaaatgaaccttccagctccacgagcaaacctacatccaaaatcgTTGCCTGGTTCCAAGTTAGTTTTGGTTGAGAGATATATAATTGGCTGATGGAGGAAGTGGAGTGGGCTGATGAAGACATCCCATGAGGTGCTGATTGGTCACATTATTTGACTATTCCCCTCCTTCCACTTTGTGGACAGAGGTCTCCAGTGAATGCCCATCCCCAGCAGGATCCCAGACATTTTCCAATTCTCCAGGGATTTCACAGAAACTGTGTCTGCTCCAGCCATGgggagaccccccccccccccaatccagcccattcctcctgttttattttctaaccaacctgttcagagatattgttACACACCCCTGGCTCAGAGGGAGGGATGCTATCATGGTACCACAAGGACCCCATTGGCCTGTTCTTTTTTATATTTTATAACCAAAAGTGATATCACGCACCACAGAGTGAAGTTCCCATCGAACCTGCCCCatcattcaataggattgtggctgaCATGATTATCCACATTCTCACCTACCACTGATAACCTTTCATCCTCTCACCCATCCAGTATCTCCACCCGTCTGCCCTCTACACCCTCCAAGGACTCTGCAACCAACCGTTTCCAGGGAGAGAGTTGCAAAGATtcacctcagagagagagagagagagagagagagagagagagagagagagagagagagagagagagagagagagaggggagagaaggaacTGCTCCTTGCTTTTGGGAAAGCCCATGATTTTTTAACAATGACTCCTTCGCTGAAGGAAGCAAGGGAATGAGCAGTGGATCTGACGGAGCTGGTCAGGGTCAACACTGAATCGACTGAGCAAGGAACCTGCCAACAGATGACAGTCCAAGTCCCTCAGCAGACTGAGGTGGACGGATATTACTGCATTCACAGGGGCGGGGGGGAGTCTTTGTCTCTCCCGAGCCCAGAGGGGTGTAGAGGCTCAATATACTGGAGACTCGAGATGAGTCGATCTTCTGAACcctcggggggtgggggaggaggggggggctggtgcaggaaagtggagctgaggtagACGGCCAACTCTCACTCCTATCACTTCTGTCCTGAATATTAAAGCTAACGATGAGCTAATTCCTGACTTCCCCCAACAAGCCccaatttgtaaaaaaaaatgttatAATTCGCAAGGAGGCCTATTTCTTAATTTCTCAGTGAATTCCCTCCCTGGCTCCTGCCATCAAGAGATTAATGGAGGTGTTCATTCAGGAAATTCGAGGGGACTATTCCTGGGGGAAGGGGATGTGGGGGGTGACAGGTTCCTGAGCTAACACTGAGGGCCCCGGAGCCTCTCACACCCTTTGACCTTTGACCAGATCCAAGGTCGAGGATGTCTATACACAATGGgccagagagaggaagacagtcCGGCCCTAGTTAATTAAAGGACATTCTGGAGCCTCTGGGCAAGAGAAGGTAGAAAATGctgttcacaggatgagggcatcactggctgggctggCATTTATCACCCCATCCCTCATCTGAGGGATGTGAACTCAAGGGAGGTCCCGGGACATGAGGATGTACAACAACATTTGGCACAATGGATTCTGTAAGGTGTTCCCACGGCAAAGGGTTTAGTGCaactagagagagggagagagagaaggataacGGAGAGAGCAAGaacgacagagagagtgagaacaagggatggaatgagagagggagagagtgagaacgagggagagagtggaagtgatAGAAAACAAAAAAttgagagcgaaagagagagtgtgtgagagacagagagagagggcaagtgagagggtaaaggagagagagtgagacagggaaagagagtgagaggttgagagagggagtgagggggggaggggtgggtgacACATGCTGCTGGTTGTCCCTGTCAGGTCAGCACACAGCTCCTGGTCTGCTTCCGATGGCTCCGATGGAGAACAGTCCGTGCTGCCTCCTCAAACACCTGGAGGACACCATCACACAGCAACGCCGAGCACTCCACGTACTTCACCGCCTTGATCTTACGGGCAAGCCTGGCCCCTTGTTGGTAACTGATTGGTGCCAGTTCACGTTTGAGGAGGTTCAGGATGGTGCTGGGATCGTGGCGGAGATCTTTCTTGGTGCCAACCAGTAACACGGGCACGTTGGGTCGATGGCGTTTAACCTCTGGGTACCAGTCATTCCAGATATCGTGGTAGGAGCCCGGGTCCCCGATGGAGAAACAGATGATGAAGATGTCAGTCTGTGGATAGTAGAACTGGCGGATGGACAGCAGATGCTCCTCTTGGGGAGCTGTGTCCCACAAGTTCAGAGTGACCATCCGCTGGTCCACAGTGATCTGGGTAGTGACGGCATCAAAGACGGTTGGCACACTGTCCTGGGGGAAGGCTCTGCTGGTGAGACAGACGATCAGCGAGGTCTTGCCTACTAGCTCGTTGCCTAGTAACATCACCTTGATGGTCACCATcctccacagccacttccacAGCCGACCTACAGCAAAATCCAACCTGCCATTAGTAAAAGAAAATGCAGATGTACAT harbors:
- the rhogb gene encoding ras homolog family member Gb isoform X2, translating into MVTIKVMLLGNELVGKTSLIVCLTSRAFPQDSVPTVFDAVTTQITVDQRMVTLNLWDTAPQEEHLLSIRQFYYPQTDIFIICFSIGDPGSYHDIWNDWYPEVKRHRPNVPVLLVGTKKDLRHDPSTILNLLKRELAPISYQQGARLARKIKAVKYVECSALLCDGVLQVFEEAARTVLHRSHRKQTRSCVLT
- the rhogb gene encoding ras homolog family member Gb isoform X1; amino-acid sequence: MRGNGVTGRLWKWLWRMVTIKVMLLGNELVGKTSLIVCLTSRAFPQDSVPTVFDAVTTQITVDQRMVTLNLWDTAPQEEHLLSIRQFYYPQTDIFIICFSIGDPGSYHDIWNDWYPEVKRHRPNVPVLLVGTKKDLRHDPSTILNLLKRELAPISYQQGARLARKIKAVKYVECSALLCDGVLQVFEEAARTVLHRSHRKQTRSCVLT